From Candidatus Zixiibacteriota bacterium, one genomic window encodes:
- the rplW gene encoding 50S ribosomal protein L23, whose amino-acid sequence MISDPRRIIKSHITTERTTQLKADNNEYVFEVDKKANKFLIKEAIEAAFKVKVVDVRTTIVPGKIRRMGRFAGKTPTWKKAIVKLKKDQTIAIFENA is encoded by the coding sequence ATGATTAGTGATCCGCGAAGAATCATCAAAAGCCATATCACTACCGAGCGCACAACCCAGCTCAAAGCGGACAACAATGAGTATGTTTTTGAAGTCGATAAGAAAGCCAACAAGTTTCTCATCAAGGAAGCAATCGAAGCCGCCTTCAAGGTAAAAGTTGTAGATGTCCGCACGACGATTGTCCCGGGTAAGATTCGACGCATGGGACGTTTTGCCGGCAAGACGCCGACTTGGAAAAAAGCCATTGTGAAACTGAAAAAAGATCAGACCATTGCGATCTTTGAAAACGCGTAA